The following are encoded in a window of Heterodontus francisci isolate sHetFra1 chromosome 2, sHetFra1.hap1, whole genome shotgun sequence genomic DNA:
- the LOC137381281 gene encoding protein rapunzel-like, which yields MANDKELDQAAAELKANINDAKIAMKVFQNRERFATVSGVLKPIFQVAGIILKLALGERESEELTYMKEQFQAVRNQLDIISDQIKQVLWEIEKSTINNQYFPIEENLKNQFRKYMDIIKAAPEFRENEKREFLTHFDVTKGDQNLHTLFDGVMGYSAIFGKPILETAMGYDQRNRRIMEGLCCRVKELFCIGLIALVGHAAITGTDVEALKKEWNEKMNKVETKMKSMIDRCINEFAEQAEIDVEDLIKNKGERDNKGCATYIIEALTGKYDWVKWSVRVYDPVSGFDNHCVIGPNRFHFFRLSDVNAVVSYAIDPKIPLDDAHIRQLMEGKDDWKDAREVAEHVYNNLPSGHVVHTVRRYKDLWNHKNFPNNCHYWETYSGVTLCVHST from the coding sequence ATGGCTAATGACAAAGAGCTTGATCAAGCTGCTGCCGAGCTTAAGGCAAACATCAATGATGCAAAGATTGCAATGAAAGTATTTCAGAACAGAGAAAGGTTTGCGACAGTATCTGGGGTATTGAAACCCATTTTTCAGGTAGCTGGAATCATTCTTAAACTTGCCTTAGGCGAACGAGAGAGTGAGGAGCTCACATACATGAAGGAGCAGTTCCAGGCAGTCAGGAACCAGCTAGATATTATTTCAGATCAGATTAAGCAAGTGCTTTGGGAGATAGAGAAAAGTACGATTAATAATCAATATTTCCCCATCGAAGAGAATTTGAAAAACCAGTTCAGGAAGTACATGGACATCATTAAAGCAGCACCAGAATTCCGGGAGAATGAGAAACGAGAATTCCTGACACACTTTGATGTGACTAAAGGTGACCAGAACCTTCACACTCTCTTTGATGGTGTGATGGGATATTCTGCCATCTTTGGTAAACCCATCCTGGAAACCGCCATGGGATATGACCAGAGGAATCGGCGTATCATGGAAGGTTTGTGCTGCCGAGTGAAAGAGCTCTTCTGTATCGGCCTGATTGCCCTGGTGGGTCATGCTGCCATCACTGGAACTGATGTAGAGGCATTAAAGAAAGAATGGAATGAAAAGATGAACAAAGTTGAGACTAAAATGAAATCCATGATAGATCGGTGCATAAATGAGTTTGCAGAGCAGGCAGAAATAGATGTTGAGGATCTTATAAAGAACAAGGGTGAGAGAGATAACAAGGGGTGTGCAACCTATATAATTGAGGCTTTAACAGGCAAATATGACTGGGTGAAATGGTCTGTGCGGGTCTATGATCCTGTCTCTGGGTTTGACAATCACTGTGTCATTGGGCCTAATCGGTTTCACTTTTTCAGGCTCAGTGATGTTAATGCTGTTGTCTCCTATGCCATTGATCCAAAAATTCCACTTGATGATGCGCATATAAGGCAGTTAATGGAGGGGAAAGATGACTGGAAAGATGCAAGAGAGGTTGCTGAACATGTGTACAATAACCTTCCCTCTGGGCATGTTGTACACACGGTGAGACGTTACAAAGACCTGTGGAATCACAAGAACTTTCCCAATAACTGTCATTACTGGGAAACCTATAGTGGAGTCACCCTTTGTGTCCACTCAACATAA